Proteins encoded in a region of the Patescibacteria group bacterium genome:
- a CDS encoding radical SAM protein produces the protein MANLRLPNDLVLAITYNCNSKCRMCNIWKTEQMPVLDLAEYKKLPQNLKEVNITGGEPFLSPNLIEIIKILVNLNPLVRIIISTNGFATELIKTKMQEILKIKPDIGLGVSVDGIGAAHDQIRGISDGFDKVMATIKALQAMEVKDLRLAFTAGDYNILELNKVYKLAQELGVEFSLAAIHNADNYFNTVDNQINRIEDFKKEFRRLIQAELKSWNYKKWLRAYFAYALLRFIETKKRLLPNYSGRDNVFIDPLGDVYPADVSGHLMGNLKDFPNFKELYDSKRAQEAIALEKLDQNWMICTARSAIKRHPVAIIAWILKNKLWGAKL, from the coding sequence ATGGCTAATCTTAGACTGCCAAATGATTTGGTTTTGGCAATTACCTATAATTGCAATTCAAAATGCCGCATGTGCAATATCTGGAAAACAGAGCAAATGCCAGTTTTAGATTTGGCAGAATATAAAAAATTGCCCCAGAACTTAAAAGAAGTAAATATAACTGGCGGTGAGCCATTTCTTAGCCCTAATTTAATTGAAATAATCAAAATATTAGTAAACCTAAATCCTCTGGTTAGGATTATTATTTCAACTAATGGCTTTGCTACGGAATTAATCAAGACCAAGATGCAGGAAATTTTAAAAATTAAGCCTGATATTGGCCTGGGGGTTTCAGTAGATGGCATAGGCGCAGCTCATGATCAGATAAGAGGTATTTCCGACGGTTTTGACAAGGTTATGGCTACGATTAAGGCACTTCAAGCCATGGAGGTAAAGGATTTACGCTTGGCCTTTACGGCCGGGGATTATAATATCTTAGAATTAAATAAGGTTTATAAATTAGCCCAGGAATTAGGCGTGGAATTTAGCTTGGCTGCGATTCACAATGCTGATAATTATTTTAATACCGTAGACAATCAGATTAACCGGATTGAAGATTTTAAAAAAGAATTTAGGCGCTTGATTCAGGCTGAATTAAAATCATGGAATTATAAAAAATGGCTGCGCGCGTATTTTGCCTATGCGCTATTAAGATTTATTGAAACAAAAAAAAGATTACTGCCAAATTATTCCGGCCGAGATAATGTATTTATTGATCCGCTCGGCGATGTTTACCCGGCTGATGTATCCGGTCATTTAATGGGTAATTTGAAAGATTTCCCTAATTTTAAGGAGCTGTATGATTCAAAGCGAGCTCAGGAAGCAATTGCTTTAGAAAAATTAGATCAAAACTGGATGATTTGCACAGCCAGAAGCGCTATAAAAAGACATCCTGTGGCGATTATAGCCTGGATCTTAAAAAATAAGCTTTGGGGAGCAAAATTATAA
- a CDS encoding O-antigen ligase family protein translates to MALIKNKIFWLIIILAALITASLSLTNEGSWYPLIFLIFILLFLIFLSRPELGIYLIALLFPYNDWLFIYYEYNIPYVDLIALLLFIAWLARVIYLYLEKREKLSLKNFPLLGLMLVFIIASFLSLLNIEGQWLLMGIKYIFRPIIFFYLMFVILPFNIIDNYKKLDNTFKIICFTGMILAFIGIVSLIIPPFENINRAMPISIFGIWPLGSNQNALAEIFVVTIPLALILFWKEKDIFMKAVYLICVLLMAGVNMLTLSRAGWIAFAMELLLLVILKYRHEVKKFFTNSLSYIIGLLLVPVIYLMYQLFASGIVSASDSNRLKLIDIALTLFSSHPFLGNGAGTFTLILGQIRWYLIEYGGVLDAHSYLFKTLAETGVVGTLSFIALLAYVCYIIFRGYIKAKDSQASLVILGCFLAVIGAFIFQFFGTSYYLAKMWLPVGLALASLQIFNLYKVKLFT, encoded by the coding sequence ATGGCTTTAATTAAAAATAAAATATTTTGGCTAATCATAATTCTGGCAGCTCTTATAACCGCCAGTCTTAGCCTGACCAATGAAGGGTCATGGTATCCTTTAATTTTTTTAATTTTTATTTTGCTGTTTTTAATTTTTTTAAGCCGTCCAGAACTGGGCATTTACCTGATCGCTTTATTATTCCCTTATAATGACTGGCTGTTTATTTATTATGAATATAATATTCCTTATGTTGATTTAATTGCTTTGCTTCTTTTTATAGCCTGGTTGGCTAGAGTAATATATTTATATCTGGAAAAACGTGAAAAATTAAGCCTGAAAAATTTTCCTCTTTTAGGCTTGATGCTTGTTTTTATAATCGCTTCATTTTTATCCTTATTAAATATAGAGGGGCAATGGTTGTTGATGGGCATAAAATACATTTTTAGGCCGATAATTTTCTTTTATCTCATGTTTGTGATTTTGCCGTTTAATATCATTGATAATTATAAAAAGCTGGACAATACCTTTAAAATCATATGTTTTACGGGCATGATCTTAGCTTTTATCGGTATCGTCTCTTTAATTATTCCTCCGTTTGAAAATATTAATAGGGCAATGCCAATTTCTATTTTTGGCATCTGGCCTTTAGGCAGCAATCAAAATGCTTTGGCTGAAATTTTTGTCGTGACCATACCGCTGGCTTTGATTTTATTTTGGAAAGAAAAAGATATTTTTATGAAAGCAGTCTATTTAATCTGCGTATTATTAATGGCAGGCGTGAATATGCTGACTTTGTCCAGAGCAGGTTGGATTGCTTTTGCTATGGAATTATTATTGTTAGTGATTTTAAAATATCGCCATGAAGTCAAAAAATTTTTTACCAACTCTTTGTCTTATATAATTGGCTTACTGCTTGTCCCTGTTATTTATTTAATGTATCAATTGTTTGCTTCAGGTATAGTTTCTGCATCAGATTCAAACCGTTTAAAATTAATTGATATTGCTCTGACCTTATTCAGCAGCCATCCTTTTTTGGGCAATGGGGCGGGAACTTTTACTTTAATTTTAGGGCAAATCAGGTGGTATCTGATTGAATATGGAGGGGTACTTGATGCCCATAGCTATTTATTTAAAACATTGGCTGAAACAGGCGTAGTCGGAACTTTAAGTTTTATCGCGCTTTTAGCTTATGTTTGTTATATTATATTCAGAGGTTATATTAAAGCTAAAGATAGCCAGGCGTCGTTAGTTATTTTGGGCTGTTTTTTGGCAGTAATCGGCGCTTTCATATTCCAATTTTTTGGCACAAGCTACTATTTAGCCAAGATGTGGCTGCCAGTAGGATTGGCGTTGGCAAGTTTACAAATTTTTAATTTATATAAAGTAAAATTATTTACATAA
- a CDS encoding DapH/DapD/GlmU-related protein yields MPGFWAILVYRYGNFFTRLNIPVIKQLGLIAYFPFKILVEIFWGVSISRKAKIGPGFFINHFGCIFIHFDAQLGQDCVISQEVTIGVKGWDTHAGAPKIGDRVRIGPGAKILGPITIGDNSIIGANAVVTKDVEANSVVGGVPAKFIKTNLVLNP; encoded by the coding sequence ATGCCTGGTTTTTGGGCTATTTTAGTTTACCGTTATGGTAATTTTTTTACTCGCTTAAATATTCCGGTCATTAAACAACTTGGTTTGATTGCCTATTTTCCTTTTAAAATTTTAGTGGAAATTTTTTGGGGCGTTTCAATTTCACGGAAAGCAAAAATTGGTCCTGGATTTTTTATAAATCATTTTGGCTGTATTTTTATCCATTTTGACGCGCAACTAGGCCAGGACTGCGTTATTAGCCAGGAAGTGACAATTGGCGTCAAAGGCTGGGATACTCATGCTGGCGCGCCAAAAATCGGAGATAGAGTCAGAATCGGGCCGGGCGCTAAAATTTTAGGTCCCATTACGATCGGAGATAATTCAATCATTGGCGCTAATGCTGTCGTGACTAAAGATGTGGAGGCAAATAGCGTGGTTGGCGGAGTGCCTGCAAAATTTATTAAAACAAATCTAGTCTTAAATCCTTAA